Proteins found in one Paenibacillus wynnii genomic segment:
- the hemL gene encoding glutamate-1-semialdehyde 2,1-aminomutase, producing the protein MTIERVARREEASRNAFEEAKQYIPGGVNSPVRAFKSVGLTPIYVDRGEGSRIYDIDGNTFIDYVCSWGPLIMGHAHPDVVKALQETAVKGTSFGAPTLMETEMAKTVVARVPSVDIVRMVNSGTEATMSAIRLARGFTGRSKILKFEGSYHGHADSLLIKAGSGVATLGLPDSPGVPEGVAMNTITVPYNDLEAVKVAFERYGNEIAAIIVEPIAGNMGVVPPQPGFLEGLRKVTTGYGALLIFDEVMTGFRVGFSSAQGLFGITPDLTCFGKVIGGGLPVGAYGGRRDIMEKMAPSGPIYQAGTLSGNPLAMAAGLTTLKLLTSEVYDRLESLGSRLEQGLKRNALDVGIPLTINRVGSMVCPFFTEGPVTNYDTAKASNLDTFRRYFGEMLGQGISVPPSQFEGMFVSAAHSEQDIDDTIEGHYRALRSL; encoded by the coding sequence ATGACCATAGAACGTGTTGCTCGACGGGAAGAGGCTTCCCGGAACGCTTTTGAAGAGGCAAAACAGTATATTCCCGGCGGTGTGAACAGCCCTGTTCGGGCGTTCAAATCAGTGGGCTTGACGCCGATTTATGTAGACCGGGGCGAAGGTTCGCGGATCTACGATATCGATGGTAATACCTTTATCGACTATGTCTGTTCATGGGGACCGCTTATTATGGGCCATGCACATCCGGATGTAGTTAAGGCACTGCAGGAGACAGCGGTAAAAGGGACAAGCTTCGGTGCGCCAACGCTTATGGAAACAGAGATGGCTAAGACCGTCGTTGCCCGTGTTCCTTCAGTGGATATCGTGCGCATGGTGAATTCCGGTACGGAAGCAACGATGAGCGCAATCCGCTTAGCACGGGGCTTCACGGGCCGCAGTAAAATTTTGAAATTCGAAGGATCATATCATGGTCATGCGGACAGCCTACTGATTAAGGCCGGTTCCGGTGTGGCAACACTGGGATTGCCTGACAGTCCGGGGGTTCCCGAAGGTGTGGCTATGAACACAATTACCGTACCTTATAACGATCTCGAAGCCGTTAAGGTGGCCTTCGAACGCTACGGCAATGAAATTGCAGCGATTATCGTTGAGCCGATTGCGGGGAACATGGGTGTCGTACCGCCGCAGCCGGGGTTCTTGGAGGGATTGCGTAAGGTTACTACGGGATATGGCGCCTTGCTTATATTTGACGAGGTGATGACGGGTTTCCGTGTCGGATTCAGCAGCGCACAAGGACTGTTCGGAATAACTCCGGATCTTACCTGCTTCGGCAAAGTCATCGGTGGTGGGCTGCCGGTGGGTGCTTATGGCGGACGCAGAGATATTATGGAAAAAATGGCTCCTTCGGGGCCGATCTACCAGGCCGGAACACTTAGCGGCAATCCGCTTGCCATGGCTGCCGGTCTGACCACACTCAAGCTGCTCACTTCTGAAGTCTACGATCGATTGGAAAGTTTGGGAAGCCGTCTAGAGCAAGGGCTGAAGCGGAACGCGCTAGATGTCGGAATCCCTTTAACCATTAACCGTGTAGGCTCCATGGTATGTCCTTTTTTCACAGAGGGACCTGTTACTAATTATGATACGGCTAAGGCAAGCAATCTGGATACTTTCCGCCGGTATTTCGGAGAAATGCTGGGTCAGGGAATTAGTGTGCCTCCTTCTCAGTTTGAGGGCATGTTTGTATCGGCTGCGCATAGTGAACAGGACATCGATGATACGATTGAAGGGCATTATCGTGCCCTGAGGTCCTTATGA
- the hemB gene encoding porphobilinogen synthase: MSFPITRHRRLRGSAGIRGMVRETMLHVLDFVQPIFVTYGTGVKTEISSMPGVYHFSLDTLKEEVDEIVELGIPAVLLFGIPETKDAVGSSGFDEFGIVQEATRLIKKWYPELLVIADTCLCEFTDHGHCGMVHTHTVDGVVHGDVLNDPSLELLTRTAVSQAKAGADIIAPSNMMDGYVAAIRAGLDEAGFEHLPIMAYSVKYASAFYGPFREAADSAPQFGDRKTYQMDPANLREAIREAESDVLEGADMLMVKPALAYLDVIRTIRDNFDLPLVAYNVSGEYSMVKAAAKQGWIDEKRIVLEMLTGMKRAGADIIITYFSKDAARWLRD, encoded by the coding sequence ATGAGTTTTCCTATTACACGTCATCGCCGTTTACGGGGTTCTGCGGGCATTCGCGGAATGGTTCGGGAGACGATGCTGCATGTGCTGGATTTTGTACAACCAATCTTTGTAACTTACGGTACAGGTGTGAAGACTGAGATTAGCTCTATGCCCGGTGTGTATCATTTCTCGCTGGACACCCTTAAGGAAGAAGTGGACGAAATCGTTGAACTGGGAATCCCAGCTGTACTGTTATTCGGGATCCCGGAAACTAAGGACGCGGTGGGTTCTTCCGGGTTTGATGAGTTTGGAATTGTGCAAGAGGCTACACGCCTCATCAAGAAATGGTACCCTGAGCTGCTGGTTATTGCAGATACTTGTCTGTGTGAATTTACGGATCATGGACACTGTGGGATGGTACATACGCATACTGTAGATGGAGTTGTACACGGGGATGTGCTTAATGATCCTTCATTGGAACTGCTTACCCGTACGGCTGTATCGCAAGCAAAGGCGGGAGCGGATATCATCGCCCCTTCCAATATGATGGACGGATATGTAGCCGCGATTCGGGCGGGATTGGACGAGGCCGGTTTTGAGCATTTGCCTATTATGGCTTACTCTGTAAAATACGCTTCGGCCTTCTACGGCCCATTCCGCGAGGCTGCCGATTCTGCACCGCAATTCGGTGATCGGAAAACCTATCAGATGGACCCTGCCAATCTGCGGGAAGCAATCCGTGAAGCGGAGTCGGATGTGCTTGAGGGCGCGGATATGCTGATGGTCAAACCGGCGCTCGCTTACCTCGATGTCATTCGGACGATCCGAGATAACTTCGATCTTCCCCTAGTTGCTTACAACGTCAGCGGCGAATATTCCATGGTGAAGGCGGCTGCGAAGCAAGGCTGGATCGATGAGAAAAGAATTGTGCTGGAAATGCTGACCGGTATGAAGCGTGCGGGCGCGGATATTATTATTACTTACTTCTCGAAGGATGCTGCCCGTTGGCTGCGTGATTAA
- the cobA gene encoding uroporphyrinogen-III C-methyltransferase — protein sequence MTGKVYLVGAGPGDAKLITVKGLDCIKKGDVLVYDRLASPRLLKWMKPGGEKIYVGKRPDRHTMKQEEINQLLVDLALQGKTVVRLKGGDPTIFGRVGEEAGLLRQHGIPYEIVPGITSAISVPAYAGIPVTHRDHTSSLSIITGHENPEKLDYSINWEKLTNATGTLVFLMGVAKIGYISGQLIKHGRPPETPVALVRWGTRAEQETLIGTLADIEAKVTAANFQPPAVIVVGDVVLQREQLMWAETMPLFGKRIVVTRARSQASELVDRIDDLGGEPYEFPVIETVMPRDEEKKVEIAAALTVLETYDWVFFTSVNGVEFFFRHLTELGVDIRGLFHARIAAVGPATAEALAVRGLMTEELPARFQAESLIETLGAELLPGQKVLLPRGDLARDWLPDKLKELGLLVTVADTYETVVTGEDDDELLKLLEEGRIHAVTFTSSSTVHNFLEILRRMGLEDPLPLLSNVKIACIGPITEKTAIEAGLTPGLLAPEATIDGLVDELCRWNAETKRI from the coding sequence ATGACGGGGAAAGTATATTTAGTGGGTGCAGGTCCTGGAGATGCGAAGCTGATTACGGTGAAGGGTCTGGATTGCATCAAAAAAGGCGATGTGCTCGTATATGATCGGCTGGCGAGTCCGAGACTCTTGAAATGGATGAAGCCCGGCGGGGAGAAGATCTATGTAGGCAAACGCCCGGATCGGCATACGATGAAGCAGGAGGAGATTAATCAACTTCTTGTGGATCTAGCCCTTCAGGGTAAAACCGTTGTCCGCTTAAAAGGGGGCGACCCTACAATCTTTGGCCGCGTTGGCGAGGAAGCCGGACTTCTGCGGCAGCATGGAATTCCTTATGAGATCGTTCCGGGAATTACCTCTGCCATCAGCGTGCCGGCCTATGCAGGTATTCCTGTTACTCACCGCGATCATACCTCCTCTCTGTCCATCATTACCGGTCATGAGAACCCGGAGAAGCTGGATTACTCCATCAATTGGGAGAAGCTGACGAACGCAACGGGAACCCTTGTATTCCTGATGGGTGTAGCCAAGATTGGTTATATCAGCGGACAGCTAATCAAACATGGACGGCCGCCGGAAACTCCGGTGGCGCTTGTGCGTTGGGGTACTCGGGCGGAGCAGGAGACCTTGATCGGCACGCTTGCCGACATTGAGGCGAAGGTTACCGCCGCTAATTTCCAGCCGCCTGCGGTCATCGTTGTCGGTGATGTGGTGCTCCAGCGTGAGCAGTTAATGTGGGCGGAGACTATGCCGCTGTTCGGTAAGCGTATCGTGGTTACCCGGGCGCGCAGCCAAGCGAGTGAGCTTGTGGATCGAATTGATGATCTGGGCGGAGAACCTTATGAGTTCCCGGTCATTGAGACCGTTATGCCTAGAGATGAAGAGAAGAAGGTGGAGATAGCCGCCGCTCTTACCGTATTAGAGACATACGACTGGGTGTTCTTCACGAGTGTGAACGGAGTGGAGTTCTTCTTCCGCCACTTAACGGAGCTCGGCGTGGATATCCGCGGATTGTTCCATGCGCGGATTGCAGCAGTAGGACCTGCTACCGCTGAGGCATTAGCTGTACGGGGACTGATGACAGAAGAGCTTCCGGCCCGTTTTCAGGCCGAAAGCCTCATTGAGACACTCGGAGCAGAGCTGCTGCCGGGGCAGAAGGTTCTGCTGCCGCGCGGCGACTTGGCCCGTGATTGGTTGCCGGACAAGCTTAAGGAGCTGGGTCTTCTGGTGACAGTAGCGGATACGTACGAAACTGTAGTGACCGGCGAAGACGATGATGAACTGCTTAAGCTGTTGGAGGAAGGCCGCATTCACGCTGTAACCTTCACCAGTTCTTCGACAGTCCACAATTTCCTGGAGATCCTGAGACGGATGGGTCTGGAAGATCCGCTGCCGCTCCTTTCCAATGTCAAAATTGCTTGCATCGGCCCCATTACGGAGAAGACAGCCATCGAGGCGGGACTTACGCCGGGGCTGCTTGCGCCTGAAGCGACAATAGATGGACTTGTAGATGAATTGTGCCGCTGGAACGCGGAGACGAAGCGGATATAG
- the hemC gene encoding hydroxymethylbilane synthase, whose protein sequence is MRTIIVGSRQSALALTQTGQVIADLEKLSREHGFPFTFEVRKIITKGDRILDVTLSKVGGKGLFVKEIEQAMLDKEIDMAVHSMKDMPSELPEGLMNGAVPRRADPRDCIISVGGVSLAELPQGARVGTSSLRRSSQLAALRPDLVIESIRGNIDSRLRRLESGEYDAILLAAAGLARMGWEDRVSEYLATEICLPAVGQGALGIECREDDSELRSLLALYNDENTSITVKAERTFLGVLNGGCQVPIGAFAVWNTDENSSDVEIVSSQGVVRTLSLTGMVGTPDGKTILKETCTGMDPVALGEEVAKKLIAQGAEKILADVRG, encoded by the coding sequence ATGCGAACGATTATTGTGGGCAGCAGACAAAGCGCGCTGGCATTAACCCAAACCGGGCAGGTCATTGCAGATCTGGAAAAGCTAAGCCGGGAACATGGATTTCCCTTTACATTTGAGGTGCGGAAAATCATTACTAAAGGGGACCGCATCCTCGATGTCACCTTATCCAAAGTCGGCGGAAAAGGGCTGTTCGTCAAGGAGATCGAGCAGGCGATGCTGGATAAGGAAATCGACATGGCGGTGCACAGTATGAAGGATATGCCCTCCGAGCTGCCCGAAGGCCTTATGAATGGTGCGGTACCCAGACGGGCAGATCCACGGGACTGTATCATTTCAGTGGGAGGCGTTAGTCTGGCGGAGCTGCCGCAGGGTGCGCGCGTAGGCACAAGCAGTCTGCGCCGCTCCAGTCAGCTTGCCGCGTTACGGCCTGATCTGGTGATTGAATCGATTCGCGGAAATATTGATTCCCGTCTGCGCAGGCTGGAGAGCGGCGAGTATGACGCCATCCTGCTCGCAGCCGCAGGGCTTGCGCGTATGGGCTGGGAAGACCGTGTAAGTGAGTATTTGGCAACGGAGATTTGCCTGCCCGCCGTAGGTCAAGGTGCGCTGGGAATTGAGTGCCGTGAGGACGACAGCGAGCTTCGGAGCCTGTTGGCTCTCTATAATGATGAGAATACTTCAATAACGGTCAAGGCAGAGCGCACTTTTCTTGGAGTGCTGAACGGTGGATGTCAGGTACCTATCGGGGCCTTTGCGGTATGGAATACCGATGAGAATTCGTCTGATGTGGAGATCGTATCCAGTCAGGGTGTTGTGCGGACTTTATCGTTAACGGGCATGGTGGGAACGCCGGACGGCAAGACGATTTTGAAAGAAACTTGTACGGGTATGGACCCGGTTGCGCTGGGTGAAGAGGTAGCGAAGAAGCTGATCGCCCAAGGAGCAGAGAAGATTTTGGCAGATGTAAGGGGATGA
- a CDS encoding precorrin-2 dehydrogenase/sirohydrochlorin ferrochelatase family protein, which yields MTVYLPIMLDCHGQRCVVIGGGRIAERKVLGLLEAGASVTVVSPSITDGLAKLAEESALTWSKRVYAPGDIRGAFLVYAASNDVEVNRKVAEEAHAYGIPVNVASEAERGSFITPGVVRRGRLTVAVSTSGAGPGAAAEIRGLLEETLGEEYGPYLEFLHHMRTEIKQREESHEVRSRLLRKLGTLDVLNKIRQGTFIEWSPEAVEAWIAHHREE from the coding sequence ATGACCGTTTACTTGCCCATTATGCTGGATTGTCACGGACAACGTTGTGTGGTTATCGGCGGCGGAAGGATTGCTGAGCGTAAAGTGCTGGGATTGCTTGAAGCCGGTGCCTCGGTTACTGTAGTGAGTCCTTCTATTACGGATGGTCTTGCAAAGCTCGCTGAGGAAAGTGCATTGACCTGGTCAAAGCGGGTATATGCTCCCGGAGATATCCGAGGAGCCTTTCTGGTATATGCGGCAAGTAATGATGTTGAGGTGAACAGGAAAGTGGCTGAGGAAGCGCACGCTTACGGCATTCCTGTGAATGTGGCGAGCGAAGCCGAACGGGGGAGCTTTATTACGCCCGGTGTTGTTCGACGTGGGCGGTTAACGGTGGCGGTTTCTACTTCCGGTGCAGGCCCCGGAGCGGCTGCCGAGATCAGAGGATTATTAGAAGAAACCCTCGGTGAGGAATATGGGCCATATTTGGAATTTTTACATCATATGCGTACGGAAATCAAGCAACGGGAGGAATCTCATGAGGTCCGCAGCAGGCTTCTTAGGAAACTTGGCACGTTGGATGTGTTGAATAAGATTAGACAGGGTACCTTTATAGAGTGGAGTCCGGAGGCTGTTGAAGCCTGGATTGCACATCATCGGGAGGAATAG
- the ccsA gene encoding cytochrome c biogenesis protein CcsA codes for MVLLNGIYDAALMLYALSLLFYFSDCLRRSPSGKRLGTGLLAVVAVLQGVGLGIRFAQEAGLPIFTPYDFLFWFSFSIVLISLVVAYRRKGEFTVLLLSVAGFSAFLLNRVWLTAVDHSLQSWSAVHGWLAMHIILANLSFAALTLGTVFAILYLFLHNRLKGKQWNDRLRRLPSLETLNKYSYISILVGTPLLMGSLIVAGISIVIEGRLPLLQDLKVLSTLIGLGIYICYLILKISSRRSGVIMARFALGGYGFIILNFLLNSWSELHRWNGE; via the coding sequence ATGGTTTTACTTAACGGAATATACGATGCCGCTTTGATGCTGTATGCCCTGAGCCTGCTGTTTTATTTCTCGGATTGCCTCCGTCGGAGTCCGAGCGGGAAGCGGTTAGGTACGGGGCTTCTTGCCGTTGTGGCTGTGCTTCAGGGTGTTGGCCTCGGTATTCGCTTCGCTCAGGAGGCGGGACTGCCTATTTTTACACCGTATGATTTCCTGTTCTGGTTCTCCTTCAGCATCGTGTTGATCTCTCTTGTTGTGGCGTATAGACGTAAGGGAGAGTTTACGGTTCTTTTGCTGAGTGTAGCGGGTTTTAGTGCTTTTTTGCTGAATCGAGTGTGGCTGACTGCGGTGGATCACAGCTTACAGAGTTGGAGTGCGGTTCACGGCTGGCTGGCGATGCATATTATTCTGGCTAACCTCAGCTTTGCGGCATTAACACTGGGTACGGTATTCGCGATTCTGTATCTCTTCCTCCATAACCGGCTGAAGGGAAAGCAGTGGAATGACCGGCTTCGCCGTCTGCCAAGTCTGGAGACTTTGAACAAATACTCTTATATATCTATATTGGTGGGTACGCCGCTGCTGATGGGGTCGCTAATCGTAGCCGGGATTTCTATTGTTATCGAAGGGCGACTGCCTTTGTTGCAGGATTTAAAAGTATTATCCACGCTTATCGGGCTTGGGATTTACATATGCTATCTTATACTGAAAATTTCGAGTCGGCGGAGCGGAGTGATCATGGCACGTTTTGCGTTAGGCGGTTATGGATTTATTATTCTCAATTTCTTATTGAACTCTTGGTCTGAATTACACCGTTGGAATGGGGAGTGA
- the hemA gene encoding glutamyl-tRNA reductase, with protein MHIVVVGLNYRTAPVAVRELFAFAEKDLPAALHQLMQTKSVLEGVIVATCNRTEIYVVVDRLHMCGYFIRNFMEQWFGVKSEQFMQHMYIYEDEQAIAHLFRVTCGLDSMVIGETQILGQVRSSFLTAQGEGVTGTWFNRLFKQAVTLGKRAHSETSIGESAVSVSYAAVELGKRIFGMFTGKRVLILGAGKMSELTVKHLYSSGAAEVIVANRTLSRAVELAEKFSGKPSTIEDALKHLDEVDIVISSTGADGYILSAQKVADGMKRRPNRPLFMIDIAVPRDIDPAAANLPGVFLYDIDDLEGIVESNLEMRRSEAAKIEIMINEEMAEFYQWLKTLGVRPVIRALQDKSNTIHEETMESLFNKLPELDEHQRKVIRRLTKSIVNQMMHDPINVIKEMSGGKKGNEALDYFSKIFALQEQLDAGPDEKTTTSASKSLQAGDKGSAGGDSMMPKTTLAPASLFGG; from the coding sequence ATGCATATCGTCGTCGTTGGCCTGAATTACCGTACGGCGCCCGTGGCGGTTAGAGAATTGTTCGCTTTTGCGGAGAAGGACTTGCCGGCAGCTCTCCATCAGTTGATGCAGACGAAGAGTGTTCTGGAAGGGGTCATCGTTGCGACCTGCAACCGTACGGAAATTTATGTGGTCGTGGATCGTCTTCATATGTGCGGTTACTTCATACGCAATTTTATGGAGCAATGGTTTGGGGTTAAGAGTGAGCAATTTATGCAGCATATGTATATATATGAAGATGAGCAGGCGATCGCCCATTTATTCCGTGTGACCTGCGGTCTGGATTCCATGGTGATTGGCGAGACGCAGATCCTGGGACAGGTTCGCAGCTCTTTTTTGACCGCACAGGGTGAAGGGGTTACGGGTACTTGGTTCAACCGACTGTTCAAGCAGGCGGTAACGCTCGGTAAGCGTGCGCACAGTGAGACATCCATCGGCGAGAGCGCAGTTTCAGTCAGCTATGCGGCTGTGGAGCTGGGCAAGCGTATATTCGGTATGTTCACGGGTAAAAGAGTGCTGATTCTCGGCGCCGGCAAAATGAGCGAGCTGACGGTTAAGCATCTCTACAGCAGCGGTGCGGCAGAAGTCATTGTGGCTAACCGCACATTGTCCCGTGCAGTAGAATTGGCAGAGAAATTCTCGGGTAAGCCGAGTACGATTGAAGACGCATTGAAGCATCTGGATGAAGTCGATATCGTGATCAGTTCAACGGGAGCTGATGGATATATCCTCTCAGCCCAGAAGGTGGCAGATGGAATGAAACGCCGTCCGAACCGTCCTCTTTTCATGATTGATATTGCAGTTCCGCGTGACATTGATCCTGCAGCAGCTAATTTGCCGGGTGTATTCCTGTATGATATTGATGACTTAGAGGGTATTGTCGAGAGCAATCTGGAGATGCGCCGGAGTGAGGCCGCCAAGATTGAGATTATGATCAATGAAGAAATGGCTGAATTTTATCAATGGCTGAAGACGCTTGGGGTGAGACCTGTCATTCGTGCGCTTCAGGATAAATCGAACACGATTCATGAAGAAACCATGGAGAGTCTGTTCAATAAGCTGCCTGAACTGGACGAGCACCAGCGTAAGGTTATTCGCCGCTTAACCAAAAGCATTGTCAATCAGATGATGCATGATCCGATTAATGTCATCAAGGAGATGTCCGGAGGCAAAAAAGGCAACGAGGCTTTGGATTACTTTTCCAAAATATTCGCACTCCAGGAGCAGTTGGACGCTGGACCGGATGAAAAAACTACCACTTCTGCCTCTAAAAGCTTACAGGCAGGTGACAAAGGGTCAGCCGGCGGCGACTCTATGATGCCAAAAACAACGCTTGCTCCGGCAAGCTTGTTCGGCGGGTGA
- a CDS encoding S-layer homology domain-containing protein: MGGKKFNIVAVWFMLLSLVLAGTANAATVVKQTTVVFVDVKETYWANEAIESMSSQGIISGNPDGTFKPEAPITREQLAKLITLTFGLDVDSAATQTFSDVNSSSWAYVYVEASKDYLTGYFPIKGKPFFDPQANATREDVAVALVRAMALDTDNVNADSILGNKFYDYDEVSPQLANEVAVAVDNKLIMGFPDGTFKPTSPINRASVATLLYRVLKSSYTSATKDVLLDVQMPEKVSSSTLRISGKATSGAKVYINNKEVENLNGSFAEAYSLSEGERVYEFVFKVVLPNGRSKTVTKNVTYQTTGPKLTVTAPDSASQLNVKISGKVTDDSDTNPSVTINNKEVYISYNGTWSADLTLKEGVNTIVVTAVNKYDKQVVVEKQIIVTLGGPELTLDLVPETSSSSTVTLTGKATDKNDSYPKIYINDQLVGSYGSFSKTVTLNEGENVFRFKATNSLGKSSTVITKTITFTVGGPVITLDMIPETSNSTTITLSGKATDKNDSYPKIYLNDQLVGSYGTFSKTVTLKEGENVFTFKATNNLGKSSSVITKTVTFTVGVPVLTLDNIPETSSSSTITISGQASDTNDSYPKIYMNDQLVGSYGTFSKTVTLKEGENVFTFKATNNLGKSSALITKTVVFTVGGPELTLDSIPETSSSSRITLSGQATDSNDSNPKIYMNDLLVGSYGTFNKEVTLVEGENIFTFKALNRLGKSSEVITKKIVFVIGSPKLDLDYIPETTSSKQLTFTGSASDSNDSNPKIYLNDKLVGSYGSFNQSVTLVEGDNFFVFKVTNKFGKVTTVEKKVVYTP, from the coding sequence TTGGGTGGAAAGAAGTTTAATATAGTGGCAGTATGGTTCATGTTATTGTCCTTAGTGCTCGCAGGAACGGCCAATGCAGCAACGGTTGTGAAACAGACGACAGTGGTCTTCGTGGATGTGAAGGAAACCTACTGGGCTAATGAAGCTATTGAGAGCATGAGTAGTCAGGGGATCATCTCGGGGAATCCGGACGGAACGTTTAAGCCGGAGGCGCCGATTACCCGTGAACAATTAGCCAAGTTAATTACACTTACTTTTGGTCTGGATGTAGATAGTGCAGCTACGCAGACTTTTTCGGATGTGAATTCGTCATCATGGGCTTATGTATATGTAGAAGCCTCTAAGGATTATCTTACGGGGTACTTTCCTATAAAAGGCAAGCCGTTCTTCGATCCTCAAGCGAATGCTACGAGGGAGGATGTTGCGGTTGCTTTGGTTCGTGCGATGGCACTGGACACTGACAATGTAAATGCGGACTCCATTCTGGGCAATAAATTCTACGACTATGATGAGGTCTCTCCCCAGTTAGCCAATGAGGTGGCTGTGGCGGTTGACAATAAGCTGATTATGGGGTTTCCGGATGGAACCTTTAAGCCAACAAGCCCTATTAATAGAGCATCGGTTGCTACGCTGTTATATCGGGTTCTGAAATCATCCTATACCAGCGCTACCAAGGATGTTCTGTTGGATGTGCAAATGCCGGAGAAGGTTTCCAGCAGTACTCTCCGAATCTCCGGTAAAGCTACATCAGGTGCGAAGGTGTATATCAATAATAAAGAAGTTGAGAACCTCAACGGTTCATTCGCAGAAGCTTACAGCTTGAGCGAGGGAGAACGTGTCTATGAATTCGTGTTCAAGGTTGTGTTGCCGAACGGACGCTCGAAGACTGTTACCAAGAATGTAACTTATCAGACCACAGGTCCTAAGTTGACGGTAACGGCTCCTGATTCAGCCAGCCAACTCAACGTGAAGATCAGCGGTAAAGTTACGGATGACAGTGACACTAACCCAAGTGTTACGATCAATAATAAAGAGGTCTATATCTCCTATAACGGAACCTGGAGTGCAGACCTAACCCTGAAAGAAGGGGTTAATACGATTGTGGTAACTGCGGTTAATAAATACGATAAGCAAGTAGTTGTAGAGAAGCAAATTATAGTCACTTTAGGCGGACCGGAGTTGACTCTGGATCTGGTCCCGGAAACGAGCAGCTCGTCCACCGTTACCCTCACAGGTAAAGCAACGGATAAGAATGACAGCTATCCTAAGATCTATATCAACGATCAGCTTGTTGGCAGTTATGGCAGCTTCAGCAAGACGGTTACCCTGAATGAAGGGGAGAATGTCTTCCGATTTAAGGCTACGAACAGCTTGGGTAAAAGCTCTACAGTAATTACGAAGACGATCACTTTCACCGTTGGAGGACCCGTAATTACTCTGGATATGATTCCCGAAACAAGCAACAGCACAACGATTACACTAAGTGGTAAGGCAACTGATAAGAATGACAGCTATCCTAAGATTTATCTTAACGATCAGCTTGTAGGCAGTTATGGAACCTTTAGCAAGACTGTGACTTTAAAGGAAGGGGAGAACGTATTCACCTTTAAAGCTACCAACAATTTGGGCAAAAGCTCTTCTGTAATTACAAAGACGGTTACCTTCACCGTCGGCGTGCCCGTGCTTACACTTGATAATATTCCCGAGACGAGCAGTAGTTCCACGATTACGATAAGCGGTCAGGCTAGTGATACGAATGACAGCTATCCAAAGATTTATATGAATGATCAACTAGTAGGCAGTTATGGAACCTTCAGCAAAACGGTGACTTTAAAGGAAGGGGAGAACGTATTCACCTTTAAAGCTACGAACAATTTGGGTAAAAGTTCAGCGCTAATAACGAAGACAGTTGTATTCACTGTCGGCGGGCCTGAACTGACTTTAGACTCCATTCCCGAAACGAGCAGCAGCTCCAGAATCACATTAAGCGGTCAAGCTACAGATAGTAATGACAGCAATCCAAAAATTTATATGAATGACCTACTTGTGGGCAGCTACGGTACTTTTAATAAAGAGGTAACCCTAGTAGAAGGGGAGAATATCTTTACATTCAAAGCTCTGAACCGATTAGGCAAAAGCTCTGAGGTCATTACTAAAAAAATCGTCTTTGTGATTGGATCACCTAAATTAGATCTCGATTATATCCCTGAGACAACGAGCAGCAAGCAACTAACATTCACTGGTAGTGCAAGTGATTCCAATGACAGCAATCCAAAGATCTACTTGAATGACAAGCTGGTAGGCAGTTACGGAAGCTTTAACCAATCGGTTACTTTAGTGGAAGGCGATAACTTCTTTGTCTTTAAAGTGACGAACAAATTCGGCAAAGTGACAACTGTGGAGAAAAAGGTAGTATATACCCCGTAA
- a CDS encoding YdcF family protein codes for MNKLTYCNLFNLSIHRLPLIIISISLLTFILNAGNFLFLTNAPKQADIIVLLSGDSGRVDLAADLFKAAYSPYVMLSNAEESISASGDMLQTALAMGVPQDAILTENAALSTYDNAKYTLPIMKEHGFTSAIVVSSDYHMRRVKFIFDHVYKKSGIKLTYVASHSNYNAKHWWSDSYSRETTFSEYTKMIGNALGYDGPEAKNALDQIKGWFF; via the coding sequence ATGAATAAATTAACTTACTGCAATCTCTTTAATTTGTCTATACATAGGTTGCCTTTAATTATAATCTCGATTTCACTCTTAACTTTTATTCTCAATGCAGGAAACTTCCTTTTTCTAACCAATGCCCCCAAGCAAGCAGATATAATAGTCTTACTAAGTGGAGACTCTGGTCGAGTGGATCTTGCAGCTGATTTATTCAAAGCTGCTTATTCTCCCTATGTAATGTTATCCAACGCCGAGGAATCAATTAGCGCTTCCGGGGACATGCTTCAAACCGCCCTTGCCATGGGCGTTCCGCAAGATGCCATCCTAACCGAGAATGCAGCGCTAAGTACTTATGATAATGCCAAGTACACCTTGCCTATAATGAAGGAACACGGTTTCACTTCGGCTATCGTTGTTTCTTCGGATTATCACATGCGGCGGGTAAAGTTTATATTTGATCATGTTTATAAGAAGTCCGGTATCAAGCTGACTTACGTTGCTTCGCATTCGAATTACAACGCCAAACATTGGTGGAGCGATTCATATAGCCGAGAGACCACCTTCAGCGAATATACCAAAATGATCGGCAATGCCTTGGGTTATGATGGACCTGAAGCTAAGAATGCCCTTGATCAAATCAAGGGCTGGTTCTTTTAA